In Zingiber officinale cultivar Zhangliang chromosome 9B, Zo_v1.1, whole genome shotgun sequence, the genomic window CAACAATGCTGGCCAATCAAAATACAGCGGCATTACAAGTGATCATTTGTCACCTTGAACTGAAAAACTAGTACACTAAGGCATACGCAGATGCAGCTCTTCATCCCTCAGGAAGGGAAGATTCTGAAGGTTGTCTAGAATTTCATCAGTAGCATTAACATCTATATGAAAGTTAATAGTATAATCATCAACTGCATGGACTCCATCCTCAGAACCAGTCTTAATTTCTTGATTGATATTTATATCTCTACCTTGGACTCCTCCAACGTTTATAGGCATTGCCTCACTGACTGGCCATGGCTCAGGAACTTTAGGCAATTCAACACTTGCACTACTTTTCCCATGGTTCCCACTAGCCAAATGATACTTCCTTGGACGTCCGACTTTTTTCACCGCCATCTTCTTACTCCTCATACCAGACCGCATCGACTCTGGCTCCACCAGGTTCTCATTGTTCCCGTTATTCTGTGGCTTGCCATGTGGATTCGACGATGAGCGTGCCATATCTTGCTGCTGATGATTGGAAGTTCTCAGTGGTTCGCTCATTCGTGAACAGGAGGACATTGGAAAGAACGGTTTCCACTCTGCATTGAGATCTCCTTTGGCGAAGATATCCGGAGCACCAGGAAATCCAAGAGGAAAGAAGCCCCATGAGCAGTAGTACATGTCGGTGCCTGGAACGACCGGGGGAGAAGCTGCGAGCTTGGTGGCTCGGAACCCTTGGCGGCAATTAGGGCAGCGGATGGTCTGGTTTAGGTACTCCCTAGAGTATTGGTGCACGTAGCAGCAGGATTGGCAGGCTGTCCAAAAGGGATCTTTGGATGGTGGTATGGCGTGATAGATGTAGTAGTAAATTCTGCTAAGTTCatgaaatttaatttattagatcATTTTCTAGCAATTATATTTCATTCTTTATCAAAGTATAATTCTCAGTcattatcaaatttttattattttttccgaaaTTCCTCAAGTTCAATTACTTCTATTAGAGTTAGATAAGTTGTCATTTCAGCCGGCATGTATAAGAATTCATCTAAATCATCAAAGAAAATCTGGTTGTAGTTCTTGTTGAAACATGCAATTCATATCATTGTTTGAATATAAGAGTTGGATAGTTAGAGAAAAATCCTCAATCACAATTTTAACTTTGCATGTAGTTTCCAATcacaaaaaactttgtttccactccctgcatgcaaagttttatttgtttcaactTCCTCATACAAATATTGTTACCTAATTGTCcttcagattttttaggtacaaaaaaatctaaaaatgagtataattccttttAAAGTCATCACTTTACACTAGAATTAAGTatatttctattaaattgagtacgacttttttcctgttttaatataattcctcctaaatttaacatcatttaaagaaaatataatatatttttcatccaattgagtatcatttaaagaaaatctagtatattttccatctaattgaggtggaaaagaatcgtactcaatttgataaaataaatatactaaaatgagtataattcctcttaaagtcagtactttatactacaatcgagtatattttctatcaaaattggtcctcatattttttaggtaaaatagtttaaaatgagtataattcatgttaaattcagtactttaaactagaatcgagtatattttctattaaattgaacaTGACTTTTTCctgtttaatataattcctcctaaattcagcatcatttaaagaaaatttaatatattttccatccaattgagtatcatttaaagaaaatttagtatatttttcatctaattaaggtggaaaaagaatcatgttcaatttgataaaaaatatactagattctaatttaatgtactaaatttaagaggaattatatttatttttagacttgTTATACTTAAAAATATCAAGGGTAATTAGGTAAATATTTTTTACTAGGGAGTGCAAATAAAGATTTTTACCACTGGGGTCTACATGCAAAGTTTTGTTTGCCAATGGGGACTGCATGCAATTTTTTCCTTAATTATAGGTGTTTCTTTTCTAGTTGTTGTAATATTTGTCTAGTTTGTTCAATTTCTAAAAATGTttcatcttctatttcttttatacACATTAAGttgaaattttcatttttttttcattttgtgaaGTTCGATGGTTTATATTCATTAAACCTAACAGTTAGGGCACTATACCGATCTTTATACATAATTAAATATGTAGGTTGAAGAATTTATACTTGATTTACAAGACTGATATTTAGTCTAGTCTTGCTAGGATTTCAGACGAGAAGTCTCTTGATTTTAGGAAAGAGATTTCTTTTGTTGTAAGAGCTTCAATGATATAGTAATATGTATCTTAAAATTGTTATTTATTGCAGTCATTATTTTTCCCAATAAATGATGTCAATCTGGACATTATGTCTTTGGAAATTTCCGTAGCCTTTGGCTTGGACTAAGATTTTAATGTACGTAATAAAATCTGGAATGGTTATATTGAAATTTGGGCAAAAATAGATAATAACTAAATTATTATCCATGTCTACTTTAATAAGGCCTATGATTGCTTTTTCATCATCTGAATATCCAGTGTCACATAGTCCTAAGAAGACTTTGGCTCCTATGCTCCTTGTTCAGCCAAATACAATTAATCCTAGATGTATATAAGTATGTCTTTGTTATAGAAATCTCTTGCTGATTCTTCAATCATAAGATTTAGCCTTTCTTCTCCTccatctggaggatgaagaggtTGGGTTCTATGATAACGATAAAATGATGTAGTAAAGGATAATATTCCTTAATTGCATAATCTCTTAGGATTTAGAGAATTAAGCTGTTCATTTGAGAAAATTGTTAAGTTTCTTTCTATATCGATCAAATCTTCTAGTAGATAAGTGGAAATACTACGTGGTCTGATTATGATATTATCTAACCAGGAAGTGAGGGGTCTGTGAATGATTCAATGTTCCTTCATGCTAGATTTATTGTGTTGAGTGgtataagttaaaaatgaataagTTTTAGGTTGTCTTCTAGgataatattttcaataaataattTGCTTAAGCCTTTTGTTAAAATTTCTATACTTTCTCACCACTCGATAGTTTTAATAGTTTTCTAAATTTATGTTTCAACTTAAGTGAGTCAGTGGCATAGGATGCTAGAAGGGTTACTATAGtattattttattaaacataacaaatatatatatatacacacacatcgGTTCGGTGCACACTACTAAACGATCCCCACAATTCCGAGCACCCGAAGCTCCTCCCAAGCCCCCTGAGAATCGAGACATCCGAACATATAAGGGTCGCTCAAGAGTACGCACTGAACAAGTGTGCAGGCTaacaaaattttatatatatatatatatatcaaagtaACTGAATTATCACCGCACAAAAGCACCTACCTGATTCCAATGTATATCGAGAGTTTAGTAATGAAAGTCGATCCtaattaattcaaacaagaaTAACAAACAGTTCATGCAGTGATCAACTGATCACGGGGATTCCGCGTATTAAATATTTGTTAGTTACTGTTTCAGGAATAATGTTCTCAGAACTAACACATTATCTATCAATTGGCACAAGACTTCCACGCAAGTGGAAGTTAAATTTAGTTATCACCTGGAACAAAATCTCTTTGTAAGAATCTATAAGTTCAAACTTAGTTTATAAGTTTACCCACCACAGCGGGATTGTTTTTTACTAGCGTAACACCTGATGAACACAACTACACCTATGCCTGCCCTACCCTGCCTTTAAATTGCAGGAAATCTCCTCAGTTCACTTGCTGTTGGCTTCCGTAAAATCCATAAGGCCCGTATGGAATTGCGTACATGCCTGGGTAGTGAGAAGCTAAGCTGTATCCTTCGTACATTGGGCCCCTGTAATAGGTACCATTCCACCATTTGCCCCTCTCAGCTCTCGActgtaaacaaaaacaaaaaagaacCAAGAGATTAGAGGTTCTGGACTTTAACGATTTTGCATTGGATACATGAATAAAATGGTTGATTACTTAGCATAGTACCTACTCTCGAAATCTTTCAAATTGAGTCTCAgcttaaaattctttcaaatgtATGACAAACTCTAGTTTTTGTCTTAATTATGGAATGTTATTAATAAGGTTGCCACTTGCCATAGGCATATATGGCATTCTACATAAACTAAATTGAATGGAATTTAGATGATAATTCTACATGGCATTTAGTCTATATGCAATTTGTGAAGTTAACATGAGAGCTGATAGTCTTTAAGAAGAAAATTGAACAAAAATGACAAAACTTGAGTTCCGATGAAGGCCTTAATTGAAATATCTTATGATCATGTATAATTAAAACATTGTAAAGTTCATGCTAAAATAAAAAGAACCTAAAAAGGTGTTGCATATAGAAATGATCCAAAAATAAAGCCACTGAGCGATTTAAGTTGGACTTTCTAATGGACTATATTTTATGTATATCACTGTTAAAAGTATCAAATACGAGAAAGCACAGCTTTTCCCCTTACCATACAAATGCAGCCTATCCGACACATTTCAAGAACTATGAAATTTCTCAATAAAAGAAACATGCAAGACCAAGCTAAATAGGGGCAAACAAAATAGTAGTACCATTACATGTAGTCTTCTAGTCAGTGAAATAAGTCACAAGTTGCCGATCATTCTACAGAGATGCATGATGCATCACCTGCACCAGATATATTGACACTTACAGGGGATACTGGTCATATCCGGCtcttcattatttggttgataaTATTCTGAATATTATAACGAGAACAATATCATGGTGCCTTAACTAGCTGGGGACAGTTAAAAACATGGGAAATTCTCAAACATTTTAGCAACATTATAGTTCACAATAATTTGAAATAATGGTCTCCAAATATCCATGTATAAATAAATTGATGAAGCTATTTCTATTTTATCACATAGGGAAAAGCCAAGGTACCTAGTTGCACTGCATGAGACCACCAAGCACATTTgacaatcaatttttaaatagtaAGACTTAATCAATCACATTTCAAACTGGGAAGGAAAGATCTCTTTAACCTATGAGAACTCTATGAAGATCTGAAGTTCTGAACAGTTATGCAAAATGATTTGACCTCAGAAAATTTCTTGCATGTCGAATACAATGAATGAGAATAGTATTACCTAAACCTTAAGAAGATTTTTTAAGCAGAAAATTAATGAATTTGCTTAACTGAGTGAACACGAATACGCCGTATCCCAGTTATCAGGGTTGACTTATGATTCTCAGTGATGGACTGATGGTAAAACAACAGGAGTCAAAGGGTTACCTGTTTATTAGCAGGGATGCGACCCCATGATAGACGAACTGTTTGCTTGCCAATGGTCGTACCATCTAATTGTTGTATTGCTTCTTCAGCATCACTTCTGCATGGTTTGAAAGGAAAATatataagtatatatatatacacgtatAATAGAATTGTATGTTAATATATAGCATTTATACTTGTAAATGGCCAGAACATAAATTAACGATAAGTACCTACGAACAAAAAGAACAAAACCACATTGTTTTCCTGCAGGAATTTTAATTGACACTATCTCCCCATATTTAAGAAAAGTTTCTTTGAGAACATCTTCACTGATATCTGGACCCAGGCCTCCAACAAATACCTTCACAACAAAATGTATTGTCAAACGAACATGAAAAATATGAAGCATATCAACTAATGTGTGCAAGAAAAAAATCCCTTACTGTTGTATTATCCGAATCTACATCTGATTGGGACCCAGCCGAAGGTGAACCAATTGATCTAAAACCACCTAAAGCATCCATGATTTGTGGTTAAATGAGTATTCATTTCTAAAAACAGATTATGCCAGGACTggaataaaaattttaatccaCATGCTTGCAAGAATTTGAGTGAAAAACTTCATTGAAATATATCTATAGAGCCACTGGCCAGAAAATATAAGGCTTTCCAGCTAAAAACAAATGGCCAAGATTTACTAACGTGCTAATGTAGGGTTGCATACAACGAAATAAATCatacaaattaaaactagcaCAATGTAAGCAAAATAAATAGAGGATGTAACATAAAAATAAGACTTATAAGAAATACTTCAGTATAGCATTTTCACAAGGACCGAGGAAGCTCATGATAAAAGACCACTTATTCAGTAAATGTAAATACAAAATCCATGAAATATATATGATTCAGGCATCTGATAACGTTACTCAGGGCTGCCTGGACATTAAATCCATAGATAAACCATGACTTGAAGTTCTGTATCAGCAAACAGGAAATCAAATGAAGAATTTTAGTTCAGTCACACATACCAGAAGACTTCCTAGGAGTAGCAAGGCCAATTCGCATGGGCCTAGTAGAACAGTAAACACCCTTCATCTCAGTGATAGCAAGCTTCCTTTCATTCTCATCTCCAAATCTTACAAATCCATAACCTCTTGAACGCCCAGTATTTGCATCAACAACAACTTTTGCACCTTTTACTGAGGAGTATTTAATagaaaaggtttcaagcagaagTGCATCTGTAACATCAGAAGCTAAATCACCTACAAAAATAGAGTGATCAGAAGCAAGATCTGAACGCTTATCGCCCGTGCTAAATGATGCCCAATTTAACCGGAACAACTGATCTGTGTTCGGCATAAAATGACTACTGAAGTCCTGAAGGATTTTTTCAGCAGTAACATGTGAGTGAAACTCAACAAACCCATAACCCTCTGATTGTCCAGTCTGCTTATTGCGGATAACTTTTATGGAGACAACCTGCATGGGATGTTGTTGGTTCAACATAGAACATAAGGTTGCTTTGAATTGCCTTAGACATGTGACATAGACTCATAGAGTAATTGAAAGTACTAGGATAAGGTATTGTTCTTGTTTAAATGAAACAAACAACTTGCACCAAAAGAAAATTTAACAAGAACATTTTGTTTTAATCTGAGCAAGCTTTGAGATCATTCATTCCACTAGTATACAGCAGAGTTATATTTGAAAAGGATCAAATTGAACTCCAATAAGATGAAGATAATACAAATTAATTTGTTGTGGCCCTATTTGCTCCCAGAATCAAGGGATATGAAGGTTAAGAAATAGGaaatatggagattgcaggtggaTATCTCCAATTCCCTTTCAGACCAGCTAATACAAATAAAGACTAGCTGAGCAAGTCAACTATAGTGTATATACCACATCCAAAAAGTTCAGCCAACAAATAGAATAGACATTATTAATTACAGGTGTATATAATGATTTCCCATGCAGACCAGCTAATACAAATAAGGACTAGCTGATCAAGTCAACTTAGTGTATATACCGCACACCAAAGTTCAGCAAACAAAATATTTGGTGCAAACTATTCAGAAAAAAGATTTGTTCAGAGGTCCATTTTTGGTGGGCATTAAGCAAGCATAGCACCAAACTAAGATCATACTTCAGAAATCAGACTCCTCCGGTCTATACAAGATGATTATAACACAATAATCAGCAGCCAAGACATTGTTCATGAAAATGCATTtcatgtcatggtaaaagtattgtCCTTAACTTAAAGAAACTAACAAAAACTGAACTAACAGGTGAATATTCCAAGTTGTTAACCATCATATTCATTATTGAATATGTTATGACAGCAGCCAGTAAACATTCACTAACAAAACACAATAAATCATGTGCCATGTTGGGCAGCACAGTCAAAAAATGTTCTATTCTGCTCAATTGTTGAATCACAATATTAATTGAAACAACTAATCACTCTTGTGCTACTTGTGCTGATCGTCCCAATGAGTATCACACTGTGCTAGAACTCAACACACAAGGTATACATCAAGGTAAATTCtaatgtttgtttttttattagttGTTTCTCCATAATTCTTATGATTATCTAATTGCTACAGTCTTAATTTTAAGTATAAATACAAGTATGTTTGTTTTATTTCATGATGAACTTAAAAGGAGATCCACTATACTAAAGCAACCTACAATTATTAAGAAGACACTTTGTTCCTTGGGGTAATTATTTTGATATTGGTCAAGTTGATATCATAATATGTATGTCTATTGGTTGCAAATGGGTTTTCAAAACAGATGTCAAAGGTAACATAAAGGTTTTAAGGAATTATGAGAAAAAAAATCACACAAAAAAGGGATTGAAAAAAATCCATTGAATCCATCTATAAGCTATAGCAAGCATCCAAAAGTGGAATTTAAAGTTGATAAGCTGATGATAATTGATTTCGGTTTAGAAGAAAATTAAGTAGATTAATGCATAAGCTAAGTGAGTGCAATTTTGTCTTTGTTGTGTTGTATGCTGATGATGTTTTACTTTGAAAACAATGACATGGGTCTTCTAAATAAGTGCAAATTTTTAAGGAGATCATTAAACACAAAAGGTTCTGAAATCAACTAATATCTTATTACCCTTAACCGCAAGCAAATCTCCAACTTTGAAGTTTTCAATGCCGAACCTTTTAAGCACATGTTTAATACCGAACTTCTGAGATAGTCCTTAACATTTTACAAGATTTGTCTCTATGAACTCGCTCCCCAGATAAAGGGGTCTTCTTCAAGCTACTAAATCCAACATGTCCGCTGTTTGTCCGTTCATGCATGTTTTCATGATttaatataacaaaaaataacCTCTCTACATTTATTTTAGAACCAATCTAAGGAAATTTATGGAAAGGACTATCATGTACAATCTATTCTTTAAAActaaatctatcataaataaacgtTTTCTGACCAGGCATAGCACTTGTTTGCTTAAAATTTAAGACCTTTAATTTTTCTAAGTTTCCAGCAGAAATTAAGAAACTATCCACCTCCTATGTGaatacaataattttttaaaaaaaaaaaccatttaCTTCATTTTCGCGAATCAGCTGGGTTATATCAAAAGCAAGAATGCTTAGACCAACTTAATCGAAGGAATCAGAAATACCCAACCCCACACATCAATTGAAGAAAGCAAAATATGTTTTCATCTTAAGAAGAAAAATACCACTagacaaagaaattcaaaatCCTGACCTCACCGGTGTGGCCGAAGCAGCTGTGTAGGTAGTTCTCGTCCATCCAATACTGGAGGTCCCCTACCCAGATCGTCCGTTTCTCCTCGTCGGCCGCCGCATCCCCGCACTTCTGGTGGCGGCTGGGTTTCAGCGGAGGCAGTGGAGGAGGTGTCGGTGGCTGGTAGTAGGGCACGAATCCGTGTCCGaagggaggcggcggcggcgcaaTCATAGGGTGCTGCATCACCATCGCTGGCGCCGGGTACGGCACGGCCGCCCAGCCCTGTGAAGAAGGTGGCGGTGTTCGCCTCGGATCTATACCACCCGCAGATTGCATCGTCGCCGCCGTTGCGCTCAGGTCCAACGAGCGAGGCGGAGCCGCAACGGGAGGGAGGCCAAAGAGAGATCTCATGGAAGTCGATCAGAGGCTTTAAATAGGGAGTCGTTTCCAAGTGGAGGTTTGATATAAACCGTCGGATCTAACAAATAGGCATCGCCGATCGGCGAAAGTGTCTCGTGGGAAGCCCAGTCCCAGTTTTGACCAGATCAACGCTCCGTAACGGAAACTGACAGCGTTCCGGTTTAATACATGACgccatcattttttttcttaaaaataaaagaaaatagcaaCCATAACATgattatataatatataaaataaattgatttaactcgatctaaaatttatttatatacttattcaaaattatttaaatttaattaaaagaattttaaaataatttacatCATTATAAAATTAATGTAGCAGTTATTAATTAAATACCTCAAGTACCAAACATCTACAAACAAGGGTAAAAAACTTTTTATCAAGATGGTTGATACAATAACCAATTTAAGTTTAGAAAACAAGAACATCACAAAATTCTCAAACACTTCATTTCTCCAATACAGTTAGTCACAAATAATCTTGAGAATCCACAAATTTAAGATATAAACAAGGGCAAACAGCAGAATTCCTTATGATGCTCTGGAGAAATTTTCAACTCGTTCCTTTTCTTTGCTGATGATGCTTCAACAAAAATAAATAGACTAGGCAGCGAGAAAGGACCTGACTATACATTATCAAGTGCTCATGTGGAGAATTTTCTGGCTGTTGTCTTTCGACTAGGATTGAAAGAGGAAAATCTTAGAAAAAAAATCCCTAGCCTTCATAGCTTGCACTCAAATGGCAAAGTTTGATGTTGGCAAGGACTTCGGCGAGTATAACATCCCACTAGTGATAGGGTTCACTTTGATAATCTACAGTGTGTAGTCCGCATTCAGAAAACTTTCATACTCCGTGCCTTTAAGAGCATTGACAACAACTTCCCAGTTGTCAACCTGCTTGTCCAGTGGTTTTCGGTGTATCTTAACATGACGACTAACCAGATGCCTATGGGGTAGTCTCAAGAAATCTAGAACATCAACCAACTTCTGGAGGGGAatgaaagtattttttttaagaataagTGTAAATAACAAGTGATAATTCTAAATAAGTTATCAGAGAACTCACAATGTGGTTCAAGATGAGATCCTCATAGTACAAAACCATGTGTCGAGTGTTGCTGAAGTAACCCAGAGCATTTTTAACACACTCAGCAGAGTACTTGAGGTTGGACATCATTTCTGTTGCATTGATGAAGGGCTTATACTTTGCAAGCACATCAGCCTGAAAGTGCATGGTGTTTATAAGAAAATATCATCTatgattgataaatgtaaataaATCACCTCATATTGGGAGTGCACATGAGCTTTATGCTTGCCATTTAATTGCTTTGCTATGCGATCATGATCATTTGCAAGTTGTGAAACCATACGACGAAGTAAGTTTCTTCTGAACAAGAGTATTGCATACACCCCTCTTTCATTGAAGTATTTGACTATTTCTTCATGATTATCCATAAGACCCTGTATATCACAGGAACAAATGTTATCAGCAGAGAGGCTTACATTTCTAGAGGCTGAGTGTTCAAGAAGAGTCCTAACAGATTATAATAATAAAAGATTGGCCAGGCAGAGCCAGGATAGGCACAAAGGCAGCTCAGGCAATGTGCTGAGCCGGTAATGGATTGGCCCGTGTGCAAAGTGCAGTGCATACCGCACTCAAGCTCTACAGGATATAACACAGCTAAAACCAATCACAATCCTCAAGACATTGACACTAAAGATCCCTCATATAAGAGAATTCATGTTTGAGATTCATTAGACATTATTATTAATAGTGGTGAAGAAAGAGTGCAATCTAAGAAATGCAAGTTTGCATTGCAACTCTTCTTCAAGGTTGAAGAGACACCTTACTCACTAAGTCAAACCTCATAATTGTTGTTGCTCAAGCAATTTAGGTTTTCATTCCTAGTAGTCTTACTCCTTTTACTGAACTCACTGAATATATGCTGAAGCTTACTCCTTCAACTGAACTCAAAAAATATATGCTGAAGCATGACTCATCATTTTCAATGGTTGATCgtaaagattttaattatttgtcAAGGCATTAACAACCTTCATCTAATAGAATCTTTGGAAATATAATGCAATCTGGCACgttaagagttttaaaaataagctcattattattttttgaaagttttaaatatagAATTGCATTAACATTCTTATCTTTGTACTAGCAATTATAATTCTCCTTTTTTGATATTTGT contains:
- the LOC122023838 gene encoding polyadenylate-binding protein RBP47-like, whose amino-acid sequence is MRSLFGLPPVAAPPRSLDLSATAATMQSAGGIDPRRTPPPSSQGWAAVPYPAPAMVMQHPMIAPPPPPFGHGFVPYYQPPTPPPLPPLKPSRHQKCGDAAADEEKRTIWVGDLQYWMDENYLHSCFGHTGEVVSIKVIRNKQTGQSEGYGFVEFHSHVTAEKILQDFSSHFMPNTDQLFRLNWASFSTGDKRSDLASDHSIFVGDLASDVTDALLLETFSIKYSSVKGAKVVVDANTGRSRGYGFVRFGDENERKLAITEMKGVYCSTRPMRIGLATPRKSSGGFRSIGSPSAGSQSDVDSDNTTVFVGGLGPDISEDVLKETFLKYGEIVSIKIPAGKQCGFVLFVRRSDAEEAIQQLDGTTIGKQTVRLSWGRIPANKQSRAERGKWWNGTYYRGPMYEGYSLASHYPGMYAIPYGPYGFYGSQQQVN
- the LOC122025206 gene encoding uncharacterized protein LOC122025206 translates to MSRFSGGLGGASGARNCGDRLVVCTEPIIYYYIYHAIPPSKDPFWTACQSCCYVHQYSREYLNQTIRCPNCRQGFRATKLAASPPVVPGTDMYYCSWGFFPLGFPGAPDIFAKGDLNAEWKPFFPMSSCSRMSEPLRTSNHQQQDMARSSSNPHGKPQNNGNNENLVEPESMRSGMRSKKMAVKKVGRPRKYHLASGNHGKSSASVELPKVPEPWPVSEAMPINVGGVQGRDININQEIKTGSEDGVHAVDDYTINFHIDVNATDEILDNLQNLPFLRDEELHLRMP